The following are from one region of the Oncorhynchus nerka isolate Pitt River linkage group LG8, Oner_Uvic_2.0, whole genome shotgun sequence genome:
- the LOC115133592 gene encoding coronin-1B-like yields MSFRRGVVRQSKFRHVFAQAWKAEHCIDDVRVSRVTWDGPLCAVNPKFTAVIIESGGGGAFLVLPLNKSGRIDQATPTVCGHAAPVLDVQWCPHDDNIIASASEDCTVKVWEVPDGGLTGPMTEPVVTLEGHSKRVGILAWHPTAFNILLTAGCDNLVCVWDVGTGELVYQIADAHPDLIYSVSWNREGSAICTVCKDKALRVIDPRRGTVLKVKEKVHDGTRPMRAVFLSDGKILTTGFSRMSERQLALWDTNDMSEPMAVQEMDTSNGVLLPYYDPDTNMVYLCGKGDCTIRYFEVTDESPYVHFLSLYSSKEPQRGAGFLSKRGVDVNKCEIARFYKLHERKVEPISMTVPRKSDLFQGDLYPDTAGVEPSLLAEDWIAGQDAAPLLVSLSGGYAGTPSKHRDKLRNKPKLLLQGSGTDSSPVPRQAASPTATTTAKEMESEGVGVVQQRVTRAEGEGASDSARREEEVLSEVLAEVKALRSVVLAQGQRIELLERQLVRIEDGDV; encoded by the exons ATGTCGTTCCGAAGAGGCGTGGTCAGACAGAGCAAGTTTAGGCACGTTTTCGCCCAGGCATGGAAGGCTGAGCACTGCATCGATGATGTCCGAGTGTCCCGTGTCACATGGGACGGGCCCCTCTGCGCTGTGAACCCCAAATTCACCGCAGTCATCATTGAATCAGGCGGAGGAGGGGCCTTCCTCGTTCTGCCACTCAACAAG AGTGGCAGGATTGACCAGGCCACTCCCACGGTGTGTGGACACGCAGCCCCGGTGCTGGACGTCCAGTGGTGTCCTCATGACGACAACATCATCGCCAGTGCCTCGGAGGACTGCACCGTAAAG GTTTGGGAGGTCCCTGATGGAGGGCTGACAGGGCCAATGACAGAGCCTGTAGTGACACTGGAGGGCCACAGCAAACGAGTGGGGATTCTGGCCTGGCACCCGACAGCCTTCAACATCCTCCTAACTGCAG gctgtgataacctggtgtgtgtgtgggacgtGGGCACGGGGGAGCTGGTCTACCAGATAGCCGATGCCCACCCCGACCTGATCTACAGCGTGAGCTGGAACCGGGAGGGCAGTGCCATCTGCACCGTGTGCAAGGACAAGGCGTTGCGTGTCATCGACCCGCGACGGGGCACCGTCCTCAAA GTGAAAGAGAAGGTCCACGACGGCACCAGGCCCATGAGGGCCGTGTTCCTCTCGGACGGGAAGATCCTGACCACGGGCTTCAGCCGCATGAGTGAAAGGCAGCTGGCCTTGTGGGATACG AATGATATGTCTGAGCCAATGGCAGtgcaggagatggacaccagtaACGGTGTTCTCCTTCCCTACTACGACCCTGACACTAACATGGTCTACCTGTGTGGAAAG GGGGACTGCACCATCCGGTACTTTGAGGTGACGGACGAGTCGCCTTACGTCCATTTTCTCAGCCTGTACAGCAGCAAAGAGCCCCAGCGAGGAGCAGGCTTTCTCAGCAAGAGGGGCGTGGACGTCAACAAGTGTGAGATCGCCAG GTTCTACAAATTGCATGAGAGGAAAGTAGAGCCCATTTCTATGACGGTACCACGGAAG TCAGACCTGTTCCAGGGGGACCTGTACCCGGACACTGCCGGTGTGGAGCCCTCTCTCTTGGCCGAGGATTGGATCGCTGGGCAGGACGCGGCACCCCTGCTAGTCTCTCTGAGCGGGGGCTATGCTGGCACCCCCTCCAAGCACAGAGACAAGCTCAGGAACAAGCCCAAGCTGCTGTTGCAGGGCTCCGGGACGGATTCTTCCCCAGTCCCCCGGCAGGCCGCCTCTCCCACGGCAACCACCACCGCCAAGGAAATGGAGAGcgagggggtgggggtggtgcAGCAGAGGGTCACTCGAGCAGAAGGAGAAGGAGCATCCGATAGCGCGAGAAGAGAG GAGGAGGTGCTGAGTGAGGTGCTAGCGGAGGTGAAGGCCCTTCGTTCGGTGGTCTTGGCCCAGGGCCAGAGGATCGAGCTTTTGGAGAGGCAGCTGGTCCGCATCGAGGACGGGGATGTCTGA